In Methylovirgula sp., a single genomic region encodes these proteins:
- a CDS encoding D-glycerate dehydrogenase — protein sequence MSRKKPLVVLTRKLPDVVETRMCELFDARLNVDDKPMSQDDLVAAMRSADVLVPTVTDRIDAELIEKAGSQLKLIANFGNGVDNIDVAAAVQRGITVTNTPGVLTQDTADMTMALILAVARRIVEGAEVIPEGNWTGWSPTWMLGTRITGKRLGIVGMGRIGQALAYRARAFGLQIHYHNRRHVASSIEEELEATYWDSLDQMLARMDIVSVNCPRTPATFHLLSARRLQHLRPQAILVNTARGEIIDEKALIEMLEAGELAGAGLDVFEHEPAVSERLVKLAKAGKVTILPHMGSATREGRIDMGEKVIINVKMFMDGHRPPDRVLPSAV from the coding sequence ATGTCCAGGAAAAAACCGCTCGTAGTGCTTACGCGCAAACTGCCGGATGTCGTCGAGACGCGGATGTGCGAGCTTTTCGACGCCCGCCTTAATGTCGATGACAAGCCGATGAGTCAGGACGATCTCGTCGCCGCGATGCGCAGCGCCGATGTGCTGGTGCCGACCGTGACGGACCGGATCGACGCCGAACTCATTGAAAAGGCCGGCAGCCAGCTCAAGCTCATCGCCAATTTCGGCAATGGCGTGGACAATATCGATGTCGCGGCCGCCGTGCAGCGCGGCATCACTGTCACTAACACGCCGGGCGTCCTGACGCAGGACACCGCCGACATGACGATGGCGCTGATTCTCGCCGTCGCGCGGCGCATTGTTGAAGGCGCCGAAGTCATTCCGGAGGGCAATTGGACCGGCTGGTCGCCGACCTGGATGCTCGGCACGCGAATCACCGGCAAACGGCTCGGCATCGTCGGCATGGGCCGTATCGGTCAGGCGCTCGCCTATCGGGCGCGGGCCTTCGGCCTGCAAATCCATTATCACAACCGCCGTCACGTCGCGTCTTCGATCGAAGAAGAGCTTGAGGCCACGTATTGGGACTCGCTTGACCAGATGCTGGCGCGGATGGATATCGTGTCCGTCAATTGCCCGCGCACGCCGGCGACCTTCCATCTCCTCTCGGCGCGACGGCTGCAGCACTTGCGGCCGCAGGCGATCCTCGTCAACACAGCGCGCGGCGAAATCATCGACGAGAAGGCGCTGATCGAGATGCTGGAGGCGGGCGAACTCGCCGGTGCCGGCCTCGATGTATTCGAACACGAACCGGCGGTTTCCGAGCGGCTGGTCAAACTCGCCAAAGCCGGCAAGGTGACGATCCTGCCGCATATGGGTTCGGCGACGCGCGAGGGCCGGATCGACATGGGCGAGAAGGTCATCATCAACGTCAAGATGTTCATGGACGGCCACCGGCCGCCCGACCGGGTTTTGCCGAGCGCGGTCTAG
- a CDS encoding SH3 domain-containing protein: MPADAQTADSNGQTTGSVSGLPVPRFVSLKADKTNLREGPSKDHRTTWVYQRAGLPVEITAEFGMWRKVRDSDGTEGWVLHNLLSGRRTAIVAPWKKDSIFTLYIRAAEDSSPVARLQPGVIGNIKTCDGNWCEIYGEGFDGFIRQNNLWGVYPSEKVE, translated from the coding sequence ATGCCGGCCGATGCCCAGACGGCCGATTCCAACGGCCAAACGACCGGCAGCGTCAGCGGCCTGCCCGTACCGCGATTCGTCAGCCTCAAGGCGGACAAGACCAATTTGCGCGAAGGCCCCTCGAAGGATCACCGCACCACCTGGGTCTACCAGCGCGCCGGTCTGCCGGTGGAGATCACCGCGGAATTTGGCATGTGGCGCAAGGTTCGCGATTCGGACGGCACGGAAGGCTGGGTTTTGCACAATTTGCTGTCCGGGCGCCGTACGGCCATCGTCGCGCCGTGGAAGAAGGACAGCATTTTCACGCTTTATATTCGCGCAGCCGAGGATTCCTCACCCGTCGCCCGTCTGCAACCGGGTGTGATCGGCAATATCAAGACCTGTGATGGCAACTGGTGTGAAATCTACGGCGAGGGATTTGACGGCTTTATTCGCCAGAACAATCTCTGGGGGGTCTATCCGAGCGAAAAGGTCGAGTAA
- the fabA gene encoding 3-hydroxyacyl-[acyl-carrier-protein] dehydratase FabA yields MSERRSSFDYEDLIACGRGDLFGPGNPQLPLPPMLMFDRIAEISDHGGANGKGTIRAEFSIKPDQWFFNCHFKGDPVMPGCLGLDALWQLLGFYLGWLGLQGRGRALGVGEVKFTEQVLPTVKRLIYGVDLKRVFNTKLVLGIADGWLEADGRRIYEATDLKVGLFKAATPSSAA; encoded by the coding sequence ATGAGCGAGCGACGCTCCAGCTTCGATTACGAAGACCTCATTGCCTGCGGACGCGGCGACCTGTTTGGTCCCGGCAATCCGCAATTGCCCCTGCCGCCCATGCTGATGTTCGACAGGATCGCTGAGATCTCCGATCACGGTGGCGCCAATGGCAAGGGCACGATCCGCGCGGAATTCTCGATCAAGCCGGATCAATGGTTCTTCAATTGTCACTTCAAGGGCGACCCGGTGATGCCAGGCTGTCTCGGCCTCGATGCGCTGTGGCAATTGCTCGGCTTCTATCTCGGCTGGCTCGGCTTGCAGGGCCGCGGCCGGGCGCTTGGCGTCGGCGAGGTGAAATTCACCGAACAGGTTCTGCCCACCGTGAAAAGATTGATCTACGGAGTTGATCTGAAGCGCGTGTTCAACACCAAATTAGTGCTCGGCATCGCCGACGGCTGGCTGGAAGCCGACGGACGCCGTATCTACGAAGCAACGGACTTGAAAGTCGGCCTTTTCAAAGCCGCGACTCCATCATCCGCAGCCTAA
- the fabB gene encoding beta-ketoacyl-ACP synthase I, with protein sequence MRRVVVTGMGIVSSIGNNTQEVLASLREAKSGIVRADKYAELGFRSQVHGAPTLDPEPMIDRRAMRFHGGGTAWNHVAMDQAILDAGLSPAEISNERTGVIMGSGGPSTRTLIEAADIARTKGPKKIGPFAVPKAMSSTASATLATWFKIRGLNYSISSACATSNHCIGNAYEAIRYGKQDRMFAGGCEELDWTLTVLFDAMGALSSNYNDTPAVASRAYDKNRDGFVISAGGGVLVLEELEVAKARGAKIYAEIVGYGASSDGADMVAPSGEGAARCMTMALQDVKVPIDYINPHATSTPIGDLKEIEAIRAVFGNEEKCPPISATKSLTGHAQGATSVHEAIYSLLMMQSGFICKSANIEELDPDFADMNIVRERIDNVHLRAVLSNSFGFGGTNASLVFKHLDA encoded by the coding sequence ATGAGACGCGTCGTCGTAACCGGCATGGGCATCGTCTCTTCGATTGGCAACAACACCCAAGAGGTGCTCGCGTCCTTGCGCGAGGCCAAATCCGGCATCGTCAGAGCCGATAAATACGCCGAGCTTGGCTTTCGCAGCCAGGTGCATGGTGCCCCGACGCTCGACCCCGAGCCGATGATCGACCGGCGCGCCATGCGCTTTCACGGCGGCGGCACCGCCTGGAATCATGTCGCGATGGATCAAGCGATCCTCGACGCCGGTTTGTCGCCGGCCGAAATCTCCAACGAGCGCACCGGCGTCATCATGGGGTCGGGCGGCCCTTCGACCCGCACGCTGATCGAGGCCGCCGATATCGCCCGCACCAAGGGCCCGAAGAAGATCGGCCCTTTCGCGGTGCCAAAGGCCATGTCCTCGACCGCGTCGGCGACGCTCGCCACATGGTTCAAAATCCGCGGCCTGAACTATTCGATCTCCTCGGCCTGCGCGACCTCGAACCATTGCATCGGCAATGCCTATGAAGCGATCCGTTACGGCAAGCAGGACCGGATGTTCGCCGGCGGCTGTGAAGAACTTGACTGGACGCTGACCGTCCTCTTCGACGCGATGGGTGCACTCTCATCCAACTACAACGACACGCCGGCCGTCGCTTCACGCGCCTATGACAAGAACCGTGACGGGTTCGTCATCTCCGCCGGCGGCGGCGTGCTGGTGCTCGAAGAACTCGAAGTCGCCAAAGCCCGCGGCGCGAAAATCTATGCCGAGATCGTCGGCTATGGCGCAAGCTCGGACGGCGCCGATATGGTCGCGCCCTCCGGTGAAGGCGCGGCGCGCTGCATGACAATGGCTTTGCAGGACGTGAAAGTGCCGATCGATTACATCAATCCGCACGCAACCTCGACGCCGATCGGCGATCTAAAGGAAATCGAAGCGATCCGCGCCGTCTTCGGCAACGAGGAGAAATGCCCGCCGATTTCGGCGACAAAATCGCTGACCGGCCATGCGCAGGGTGCCACTAGCGTGCATGAGGCGATCTATTCGCTCCTGATGATGCAGAGCGGCTTCATCTGCAAAAGCGCAAATATCGAGGAACTCGACCCCGATTTCGCCGACATGAACATCGTGCGCGAGCGCATCGACAACGTGCATCTGCGGGCGGTTCTGTCCAATTCCTTCGGCTTCGGCGGCACCAACGCCTCACTCGTCTTCAAGCATCTCGATGCCTGA
- the fabI gene encoding enoyl-ACP reductase FabI, which translates to MPEQRQGLMQGRRGLIMGVANDHSIAWGIASALAREGAELAFTYQGEALGKRVKPLAQSVGSSIVLPCDVENIADVDAVFASLAETWGTLDFLVHCIAYSDRNELRGRYADTTRENFQRTLIISAFSFTEAAKRAAALMPNGGALLTLTFGGATRAMPNYNVMGIAKAALEAGVRYLAADFGASGIRVNAISAGPVRTLAGAGITDARAMFNYEKLHAPLRRAVTIEDVGGAALYLLSDLSNCVTGEIHYVDAGYSVIAMPRPERLKLDAQSEAESS; encoded by the coding sequence ATGCCTGAGCAGCGCCAAGGTCTGATGCAGGGCAGGCGCGGCCTCATCATGGGGGTCGCCAACGACCATTCAATCGCCTGGGGGATTGCATCGGCGCTTGCCAGGGAAGGCGCGGAGCTTGCCTTCACCTATCAGGGCGAGGCGCTCGGCAAGCGCGTCAAGCCTTTGGCACAAAGCGTCGGCTCGTCAATCGTCCTGCCGTGCGACGTGGAAAATATAGCCGACGTCGATGCCGTCTTCGCGTCCCTCGCCGAGACATGGGGGACGCTCGACTTTCTCGTCCATTGCATCGCTTATTCGGACCGCAACGAATTGCGCGGCCGCTACGCCGACACGACGCGGGAGAATTTTCAGCGCACGCTCATCATCTCGGCCTTCTCCTTCACCGAGGCGGCGAAACGCGCCGCGGCGCTGATGCCCAACGGCGGCGCTCTGCTGACGCTCACGTTCGGCGGCGCGACGCGGGCCATGCCGAACTATAACGTCATGGGCATCGCCAAGGCGGCGCTGGAGGCCGGCGTGCGCTACCTTGCCGCCGATTTCGGCGCGTCCGGCATTCGCGTCAACGCGATCTCGGCCGGCCCGGTGCGGACGCTAGCCGGCGCTGGCATCACCGATGCGCGCGCCATGTTCAATTACGAGAAGCTGCACGCGCCGCTGCGCCGTGCCGTCACGATCGAGGATGTCGGTGGCGCCGCGCTCTATCTGCTCAGCGATCTCTCGAACTGTGTCACCGGCGAGATTCATTACGTCGATGCCGGCTATAGCGTCATTGCCATGCCGCGGCCGGAGCGCCTCAAGCTCGACGCGCAATCTGAGGCGGAGAGTTCGTGA
- a CDS encoding glutathione S-transferase family protein, with product MRLYSKNSSPFSAPVRVVIYAKNLDIEIVAPPGGVRSTQYHAINPLGTIPCLILEDGARLPESSAIMEYLEEKFPTPPLLPGNPEARARIRMLQRIGELHLTAQMVALKIAPAQSEESAVRLTRLVRGLSALQNILSGENFAAGPELTLADCQLAPALFRVPRIVEPLMHRDLIGAYPTVARYVETSRTHPAIARVLDELVATPA from the coding sequence ATGAGGCTTTATTCGAAAAACTCCTCCCCGTTTTCAGCGCCCGTACGCGTCGTTATCTACGCCAAAAATCTCGACATCGAAATCGTCGCCCCGCCTGGCGGCGTGCGCTCGACGCAATATCACGCCATCAATCCGCTCGGCACGATCCCCTGCCTGATCCTCGAGGACGGCGCGCGGCTGCCGGAATCCTCGGCGATCATGGAATATCTCGAAGAGAAATTCCCTACGCCGCCGCTTTTGCCGGGAAATCCGGAGGCGCGCGCGCGGATTCGGATGCTTCAACGCATCGGCGAATTGCATCTCACCGCACAGATGGTCGCGCTGAAGATTGCCCCCGCGCAAAGTGAAGAAAGCGCTGTCCGGCTCACGCGCCTCGTGCGCGGCCTCTCTGCCTTGCAAAACATATTGAGCGGCGAGAATTTTGCCGCTGGCCCGGAACTGACGCTGGCGGATTGCCAATTGGCGCCCGCGCTCTTTCGCGTGCCGCGCATCGTCGAACCTCTCATGCACCGCGATCTGATCGGCGCCTATCCAACGGTCGCACGCTATGTCGAAACGAGCCGGACGCATCCGGCCATTGCCCGCGTACTCGACGAACTGGTGGCCACCCCGGCATAG
- a CDS encoding L,D-transpeptidase, which produces MTFINRRNLLAGAAAAGAALTLAGCTTTQSGPGFEADASVPQQAAKTPDAAPSPDLIAKANEANGPIDYQAMYTGFQDGGFQVPTVKLSQIKKGFMRKLVDYQTTEPPGTIVIDPAARYLYHILPNGQAMRYGIGPGREGFAWSGVAEIHSKQEWPDWYPPKEMIAREPQLRKSLAQLQSGIGMHGGPGNPLGARAMYLWQGNKDTLFRIHGTVEPSSIGTHASSGCIRMINQDAIDLFQQVPVGTRVVVLGHAQPRVS; this is translated from the coding sequence ATGACTTTCATCAACCGCCGCAATCTTCTGGCTGGCGCCGCCGCGGCAGGTGCCGCACTCACCCTCGCCGGCTGTACGACCACCCAATCCGGGCCGGGCTTCGAGGCCGATGCCTCCGTCCCGCAGCAGGCCGCCAAAACGCCTGACGCCGCGCCATCGCCCGACCTGATCGCCAAGGCCAACGAGGCCAACGGGCCGATCGACTATCAGGCGATGTATACGGGCTTCCAGGACGGCGGTTTCCAGGTGCCGACGGTCAAGCTTTCGCAGATCAAGAAAGGCTTCATGCGGAAGCTGGTCGATTATCAGACGACCGAGCCGCCGGGCACGATCGTCATCGATCCCGCCGCCCGCTATCTCTATCACATCCTGCCCAACGGCCAGGCGATGCGCTACGGCATCGGCCCCGGCCGCGAGGGCTTCGCCTGGTCGGGCGTCGCCGAAATCCATTCCAAGCAGGAATGGCCGGACTGGTATCCACCGAAGGAAATGATTGCCCGTGAGCCGCAATTGCGCAAATCGCTGGCGCAATTGCAGAGCGGCATCGGGATGCACGGCGGTCCGGGCAATCCGCTCGGCGCCCGCGCCATGTATCTCTGGCAGGGCAATAAGGATACGCTTTTCCGTATCCATGGCACGGTTGAGCCGTCGTCGATCGGCACGCATGCCTCTTCCGGCTGCATCCGCATGATCAATCAGGACGCCATCGACCTCTTCCAGCAGGTGCCGGTCGGGACGCGCGTCGTCGTCCTCGGCCACGCCCAGCCGCGGGTCAGCTAA
- a CDS encoding CHASE3 domain-containing protein codes for MPARRASLISSVPLLIGFVLLLVAAISAVVLAQQQQDIDAQIRHTFQVNDELERIQTLVTDAESGQRGYLLTDRFSYLDPYNFAKRGLPNELNALRSELAGNRSLAELDELRTAVNTKFAELQSTIDLRSNNKPDAALAVVNNDSGKAFMDRIRAILADMHATQEKLLENRSVEAAQLNRSRGTLLLASVLLVIVLGIGTLLENRRRVTALQLANHRLQAEASVRREAETQVRQLQKMEAVGQLTGGIAHDFNNMLAIIIGSLDMARRRLADAQYAAVGKYIGNANDGAQRAAVLTSRLLAFSRKQPLEPKVFDANKLVGGMSELLRSTIGEQIAVETVLAGGLWRTYADPAQVETALLNLAVNARDAMPDGGKLTIETANTYLDDRYAAAHNEVAAGQYVMLSVTDTGAGMPPDVADRAFEPFFSTKGAGRGTGLGLSQVFGFVKQSGGHVKIYSEAGKGTTVKVYLPRYLGQAATVEMESADGEMPRGDASEIVLVVEDDLKVKQMSVDALRELGYVVIHAQSPSEAMEKFKAQPDLALLFSDIVMPEMTGRELAERMTAIRPDLKVLFTTGYTQNAIVHHGIVDPGTAFLPKPFTLDQLARKVRAVIDGKELGAPYIAE; via the coding sequence ATGCCAGCGCGCAGAGCGTCCCTGATTTCATCGGTTCCTCTGCTCATCGGTTTCGTCCTCCTTCTTGTCGCGGCGATAAGCGCAGTCGTTCTCGCACAACAGCAGCAGGACATTGACGCCCAAATCCGCCACACGTTTCAGGTCAACGATGAACTCGAGCGTATCCAGACCTTGGTGACGGATGCGGAATCGGGACAGCGTGGTTATCTACTTACCGACCGCTTCAGCTATCTCGATCCCTACAATTTCGCAAAGCGCGGGCTTCCGAACGAGCTTAACGCGCTGCGGTCCGAGCTTGCCGGCAATCGCTCCTTGGCGGAACTCGATGAACTGCGCACGGCGGTCAATACGAAATTCGCCGAACTGCAAAGCACCATAGACCTTCGCTCCAACAACAAGCCCGATGCTGCGCTTGCCGTCGTCAATAACGACAGCGGCAAGGCATTCATGGATCGCATCCGGGCCATTCTCGCGGACATGCACGCCACGCAGGAAAAGTTGCTTGAAAACCGTTCTGTCGAAGCTGCGCAGCTCAACCGGAGCCGAGGCACTCTCCTACTCGCCAGCGTTTTGTTGGTCATTGTGCTCGGAATTGGGACGTTGCTCGAAAATCGTCGGCGCGTGACGGCGCTTCAGCTTGCCAACCACAGGCTGCAGGCAGAGGCGAGCGTCCGCCGCGAGGCCGAGACACAGGTTCGCCAGCTGCAGAAGATGGAAGCGGTGGGCCAGCTCACCGGCGGCATCGCGCACGACTTCAACAATATGCTGGCAATCATCATCGGCTCGCTCGACATGGCACGCCGCCGGCTGGCCGACGCCCAATATGCGGCGGTCGGCAAATATATCGGCAATGCCAATGACGGTGCGCAGCGTGCGGCAGTCCTCACGTCGCGGCTGCTGGCATTCTCGCGCAAGCAGCCGCTTGAGCCGAAGGTCTTTGACGCCAACAAGCTCGTCGGCGGCATGTCGGAATTGCTGCGCAGCACGATCGGCGAACAGATCGCAGTCGAGACGGTTCTCGCCGGCGGCCTCTGGCGTACGTATGCCGATCCGGCACAGGTCGAAACTGCGTTGCTCAATCTCGCGGTCAACGCGCGCGACGCGATGCCAGATGGCGGCAAGTTGACGATTGAAACCGCTAACACCTATCTCGACGACCGCTACGCCGCCGCACATAACGAAGTCGCCGCCGGCCAATATGTGATGTTGTCGGTGACGGATACCGGTGCGGGTATGCCGCCGGACGTGGCCGATCGCGCTTTCGAGCCTTTTTTCTCCACCAAGGGCGCGGGCCGCGGTACCGGCCTCGGCCTCAGCCAGGTCTTTGGCTTCGTCAAGCAATCCGGCGGGCACGTCAAAATCTATTCCGAGGCAGGCAAGGGTACGACGGTCAAAGTCTATCTGCCGCGCTATCTGGGTCAGGCCGCGACCGTCGAAATGGAAAGCGCCGACGGTGAGATGCCGCGCGGGGACGCCAGCGAAATTGTCCTCGTGGTGGAGGACGATCTCAAGGTCAAGCAAATGTCCGTCGATGCGTTACGCGAGCTGGGTTACGTCGTCATCCACGCGCAAAGCCCGTCTGAGGCGATGGAGAAATTCAAGGCGCAGCCGGATCTCGCGCTGCTTTTCAGCGATATCGTGATGCCGGAAATGACGGGCCGCGAACTCGCCGAGCGCATGACCGCGATACGGCCGGACCTCAAAGTCCTGTTCACGACCGGCTATACACAGAACGCGATCGTCCACCACGGCATCGTCGATCCGGGCACGGCCTTTCTGCCGAAGCCGTTCACGCTCGATCAATTGGCCCGCAAGGTGCGCGCGGTTATCGATGGAAAGGAATTAGGGGCGCCTTACATCGCCGAATAG
- a CDS encoding lytic murein transglycosylase — protein MMRFSLTLVLVAGFCAGPAYADFHTCVAGLAAEAEAHGVSAQVAQAATRDLTFNPDVLTAEKSQPEFNTPVWDYIAALVDEERVTDGRAAMAKYSRWFGVVERRFGVSPYVVGAIWGVESNFGQNFGNKPVLQSLASLACSNSMRPGYYHREFKAAMEIVNEGGANPANFNGSWAGAFGNTQFMPSTFLRLAVDLDGDGRRDVINSVPDALGSTANYLHHSGWVPGLPWGFEVKSSSGFAARSNWHAKQPLSAWAAHGITHVNGAPLTGEGAYGLFLPAGPRGPAFLVSRNFSAIYSYNAAESYALAIALLSDRLRGLGPIVTPWPTNDPGLSRAGRREVQRLLTQHGYDIGGKIDGVLGHKTQDAIADFERRNGMKTDGRASQSVLTALRSH, from the coding sequence ATGATGCGATTCTCCCTTACTCTTGTTCTCGTCGCAGGTTTCTGCGCGGGTCCCGCCTATGCCGACTTTCACACCTGTGTCGCGGGTCTTGCGGCCGAGGCCGAGGCGCATGGCGTTTCCGCGCAGGTCGCGCAGGCCGCCACGCGCGATCTCACGTTCAATCCGGACGTGCTCACCGCCGAGAAGTCGCAACCGGAATTCAACACGCCGGTCTGGGATTATATCGCCGCTCTCGTCGATGAAGAGCGTGTGACCGACGGCCGGGCCGCGATGGCGAAATATTCGCGCTGGTTTGGCGTTGTGGAGCGCCGGTTCGGCGTCAGCCCCTACGTTGTCGGCGCAATCTGGGGGGTCGAATCGAACTTCGGCCAGAACTTTGGCAACAAGCCGGTGCTCCAATCGCTGGCGAGCCTCGCCTGCTCCAATTCCATGCGGCCCGGCTATTACCATCGCGAATTCAAGGCCGCGATGGAGATCGTCAACGAGGGTGGCGCCAATCCAGCCAATTTCAACGGCTCCTGGGCGGGCGCCTTCGGTAACACGCAATTCATGCCCTCGACTTTCCTGCGGCTCGCGGTCGATCTCGACGGCGATGGGCGGCGCGACGTCATCAATTCGGTGCCGGACGCCTTGGGCTCGACGGCAAATTATCTTCACCACAGCGGCTGGGTGCCGGGTCTGCCCTGGGGCTTCGAGGTGAAATCGTCGTCGGGCTTCGCCGCTCGGTCCAACTGGCACGCGAAACAGCCGTTATCGGCCTGGGCCGCGCACGGCATCACGCATGTCAACGGCGCGCCGCTGACCGGCGAGGGCGCCTACGGCCTGTTCTTACCGGCGGGTCCGCGTGGCCCCGCTTTTCTCGTCAGCCGGAACTTCAGCGCGATCTATTCTTACAACGCCGCGGAATCCTACGCTTTGGCGATTGCGCTTCTGTCGGACCGATTGCGCGGTCTCGGCCCGATCGTGACGCCCTGGCCGACAAACGACCCCGGCCTGTCGCGTGCCGGACGGCGTGAAGTCCAGCGCCTGCTCACGCAGCACGGCTACGATATCGGCGGCAAGATCGATGGCGTCCTAGGGCATAAAACGCAGGATGCCATTGCTGATTTCGAGCGGCGCAATGGCATGAAGACGGACGGGCGCGCAAGCCAATCCGTCCTGACGGCCCTGCGTAGCCATTGA
- a CDS encoding DUF1223 domain-containing protein, with protein sequence MKYISFIKDICLGGCLVAGFFSSAAFAAPSPGAVQGVVELFTSQGCSSCPPADRLLTAMSRKADTITLTFAINYWDYIGWKDTLAAPEFTARQRAYAATRGDHVYTPEAVVDGMFDAVGSDKDAIERAIAEGLSNTHALSVPAYLHEENGVLEIDIGRGTGSAGVYVLRVAKSRSVEISRGENSGHQVTYTNVVRAIRKIGDWTGAPLKLKLMELRADDEGYVVLLQRGSEDRPGAILAAAKSGGL encoded by the coding sequence ATGAAATATATCAGCTTTATCAAAGACATCTGCTTGGGCGGCTGTTTGGTCGCGGGGTTTTTCAGCTCCGCCGCCTTTGCTGCGCCCTCGCCGGGCGCGGTTCAAGGCGTGGTCGAATTGTTCACGTCGCAAGGCTGTTCATCGTGCCCGCCCGCCGACCGCCTGCTGACCGCGATGTCGCGCAAGGCGGATACCATTACGCTGACCTTCGCCATCAATTACTGGGATTATATCGGCTGGAAAGACACGCTGGCGGCGCCTGAGTTCACCGCACGGCAGAGGGCCTATGCCGCTACGCGTGGCGACCATGTTTATACGCCCGAGGCGGTCGTTGACGGGATGTTCGATGCTGTCGGTAGCGACAAGGATGCGATCGAGCGCGCTATTGCCGAGGGGCTGAGCAATACCCATGCCCTGAGCGTGCCCGCGTATCTGCACGAAGAAAATGGCGTCCTCGAAATCGACATCGGCCGCGGCACCGGCTCAGCCGGCGTCTATGTCTTGCGGGTCGCCAAATCGCGCTCGGTCGAAATTTCACGCGGCGAAAATTCCGGGCATCAGGTCACTTATACCAATGTCGTGCGCGCCATCCGCAAGATCGGCGACTGGACCGGCGCGCCGCTGAAACTCAAATTGATGGAATTGCGCGCCGACGACGAAGGCTATGTCGTGCTGCTTCAACGCGGTTCAGAGGATCGGCCCGGCGCCATCCTCGCAGCGGCCAAGAGCGGCGGCCTTTAA